From Candidatus Pedobacter colombiensis, one genomic window encodes:
- a CDS encoding thioredoxin family protein, which yields MKSLKVIVFGICLILLGHEGFSQGINFQHNLEEAMKLARQENKMIFVDFYTSWCGPCKAMSADIFPQKSVGDFYNDKFINVKIQCDDSGYGVELGKQYKVQAYPTLMYLDANGTTVHSVAGGMDTRGFIELGKTALDPNKNQLVLVKQWDAGNRDQAFMARYFQMLIRSYRGDKAHYDFEKYFESLPKDKKASRNTYDLMKVVNVGPFSPSFEYMEKNTKDFYKSIGKPKIDSAIATAYLWYFKGLQAGGFSSKDGMTEFNAKMKLFKDKKYPFYDEYAEYYAVFDSKGADGKDDINLYMKRGTDFLNKYGKKNDAYAVSLTSMLGNWTGGKDKGAAGIQWMEELFKRNRDPKYLNTYFYILWRNYHWDQALIVGDEIKANLVKEGSSTKTIDDQIKMVTDAKEKYKNRS from the coding sequence ATGAAAAGTTTAAAAGTAATAGTATTCGGTATCTGCCTTATTTTATTGGGGCATGAGGGGTTTTCTCAAGGGATTAACTTTCAGCACAACCTGGAAGAAGCCATGAAATTGGCCAGGCAGGAAAACAAAATGATTTTTGTGGATTTCTATACCTCATGGTGTGGCCCTTGTAAGGCTATGTCGGCCGATATATTTCCACAGAAATCTGTGGGCGACTTTTACAATGATAAATTTATCAATGTCAAGATACAATGCGACGATTCAGGTTATGGAGTAGAATTAGGCAAACAATACAAGGTGCAGGCTTATCCTACCCTGATGTATCTGGATGCCAATGGTACCACAGTACACTCTGTAGCGGGTGGTATGGACACACGAGGCTTTATCGAATTAGGAAAGACTGCCTTGGATCCCAACAAAAATCAACTGGTTCTGGTCAAACAATGGGATGCTGGTAATAGAGATCAGGCTTTTATGGCCAGGTACTTCCAGATGCTGATCAGATCTTACCGCGGTGATAAAGCGCACTACGATTTTGAAAAGTATTTTGAATCGCTTCCCAAAGACAAAAAAGCTTCCAGGAATACCTATGATCTGATGAAAGTTGTTAATGTGGGACCTTTCTCCCCATCTTTTGAATACATGGAGAAAAATACAAAGGACTTCTATAAGTCCATTGGAAAACCAAAAATCGACAGCGCTATTGCTACCGCTTATCTTTGGTATTTTAAGGGGCTGCAAGCCGGAGGTTTTAGCAGTAAGGATGGTATGACCGAGTTTAATGCCAAAATGAAGCTGTTCAAAGATAAGAAATATCCTTTCTACGATGAGTATGCAGAGTATTATGCTGTCTTTGACTCTAAAGGTGCCGACGGGAAAGATGACATCAATCTCTATATGAAAAGAGGCACAGACTTCTTGAATAAATATGGTAAAAAGAATGATGCTTATGCCGTATCGTTGACCAGCATGTTAGGCAATTGGACTGGTGGCAAGGATAAGGGTGCTGCAGGCATACAATGGATGGAAGAACTGTTCAAGCGGAATAGAGATCCTAAGTATTTGAACACTTATTTTTATATCCTATGGCGCAACTATCATTGGGATCAAGCTTTAATAGTAGGTGATGAAATTAAAGCGAATCTGGTAAAAGAAGGGAGCTCTACGAAGACTATAGACGACCAAATCAAAATGGTAACCGATGCAAAAGAAAAGTATAAAAATAGATCTTAA
- a CDS encoding TlpA disulfide reductase family protein, with protein MKKLILTAAMSFPLLVWAQNDTFSIEGKVTNAKNGAKAYLTYMIGGNRGTIDSAELKNGAFSFSGKVATPGIGTITLSHDGIGRGGKDPDNYKVFLDKGAIVLLAKDSIKYATVSGAKLSVEYVRYNQLFAAQTLAQAGLDKEWAAGTEEQKKDGTLAKRLRAKFEPITAEKQRIQSEYIQKNPDSYFSLVALKEIGGSQLDVGKIEPVFNTLSASLKNSASGQAFAKQISAAKATAKGAIAPDFVQADINGKEVKLSDFKGKYVLLDFWASWCGPCRAENPNVVATFHKFKDKNFTVLGISLDNPGKKEDWLKAIEKDKLEWTQLSDLQGWKNAVAGLYGVRAIPQNYLIGPDGKIIASNLRGDDLAVKLEEILK; from the coding sequence ATGAAGAAATTAATTTTAACAGCAGCGATGTCCTTCCCTTTGTTGGTTTGGGCTCAAAATGATACGTTTAGTATTGAAGGAAAAGTGACGAATGCAAAGAATGGTGCTAAGGCCTATTTAACATACATGATTGGGGGCAACAGGGGGACAATAGATTCTGCTGAATTGAAAAATGGAGCGTTTTCATTTTCGGGTAAAGTTGCAACTCCAGGTATTGGCACGATAACACTTTCGCATGACGGAATAGGTAGAGGAGGCAAGGATCCCGACAATTACAAGGTGTTTTTAGATAAAGGTGCAATTGTGTTGTTAGCAAAGGATTCTATTAAATATGCGACCGTTTCTGGGGCTAAATTGAGTGTGGAATACGTACGTTATAACCAGCTTTTTGCTGCACAAACATTGGCTCAAGCTGGTTTAGATAAGGAGTGGGCGGCTGGAACTGAGGAGCAGAAAAAAGACGGAACCTTAGCGAAGCGCTTAAGGGCAAAGTTTGAGCCTATTACTGCGGAAAAACAAAGGATTCAAAGTGAGTATATTCAAAAGAACCCGGATTCGTACTTTAGTTTGGTGGCTTTAAAAGAAATAGGTGGGTCACAGCTTGATGTAGGAAAGATCGAGCCTGTTTTTAATACCTTATCGGCATCGCTAAAAAACAGTGCTTCCGGGCAAGCGTTTGCTAAACAAATTTCTGCAGCTAAAGCAACAGCAAAAGGTGCCATAGCTCCGGATTTTGTACAAGCCGACATAAACGGTAAGGAAGTAAAGCTTTCTGATTTCAAAGGGAAATATGTATTGCTGGATTTCTGGGCAAGCTGGTGCGGTCCATGTCGCGCTGAAAATCCAAATGTTGTAGCTACTTTTCACAAGTTTAAAGATAAAAACTTTACAGTTTTAGGCATTTCTTTAGATAATCCGGGGAAAAAGGAAGATTGGTTGAAGGCTATTGAGAAGGATAAATTGGAATGGACACAATTAAGTGATTTGCAGGGATGGAAAAATGCTGTGGCTGGTCTTTATGGGGTTAGAGCAATTCCGCAAAACTATTTGATTGGTCCGGATGGAAAGATCATTGCCAGCAATTTGAGAGGTGATGATTTAGCGGTAAAACTTGAGGAGATCTTGAAGTAG
- a CDS encoding OmpA family protein — protein sequence MKFLRTSLLLAAIGLLTMSVQSCKTKKAIVQPPAPVEKPAPPVEEKKPEPTPEPKPAPVEEKPDYNFHNVQFEFNSGVLKTASFEVLDRIAAEMKKDPSVKFAINGHSSIEGSAEHNMSLSVDRANSVKSYLVNAGISGSRLIVKGYGATKPAVPNTTEEGRALNRRVEFKLL from the coding sequence ATGAAATTTTTAAGAACCAGTTTATTATTGGCAGCTATTGGTCTGCTTACAATGTCCGTGCAATCTTGTAAAACAAAGAAAGCAATTGTTCAACCACCCGCACCAGTTGAAAAACCGGCACCTCCTGTTGAAGAGAAAAAACCTGAGCCTACACCTGAGCCAAAACCAGCGCCTGTAGAAGAAAAACCTGATTACAACTTTCATAATGTTCAGTTTGAGTTTAATTCAGGAGTATTGAAGACAGCGTCATTTGAAGTGTTGGATAGGATTGCTGCCGAAATGAAGAAAGATCCATCGGTAAAATTTGCGATCAATGGTCACTCTTCAATTGAAGGATCTGCGGAACACAACATGTCGTTGTCTGTAGATAGAGCAAACTCTGTGAAGTCATACCTGGTAAATGCAGGGATTAGCGGAAGTCGGTTAATTGTAAAAGGTTATGGCGCTACAAAACCCGCTGTACCTAATACCACAGAAGAGGGGAGAGCTTTGAATCGTAGGGTTGAGTTTAAGCTTCTTTAA
- a CDS encoding peptidoglycan DD-metalloendopeptidase family protein — protein MKKSAFLTLLITISTIALSFSQTESPASKYAMAKFQTYYNAEQPDSIFNLFSSETKVALPLEKTKAFLSHLKSNYGNIKQTKFINYQEPFGVYKTELEKGTIQLSLSVDKNKAITGIYAKPFQEQSPEIQKRNTSKMQLPFKGEWTVFWGGDTKEQNYHVVAKMQKNAFDMIITNPEGKSHKTDGKKNEDYYAFGQSLTAPCEAEVVFAVDGVKDNIPGLMNTMHTLGNSILLKTQQNEYILFAHFKQGTVRVKQGDKVKTGQLLGQCGNSGNSSEPHLHFHIQDTEDFNQATGIKCFFDKVTVNGTVKSDYSPIKGDKISQL, from the coding sequence ATGAAAAAATCTGCTTTCCTAACTCTACTCATTACAATTTCTACTATAGCACTTAGCTTTTCTCAGACTGAAAGTCCCGCAAGTAAATATGCAATGGCTAAATTCCAGACCTATTATAATGCTGAGCAGCCAGATAGCATTTTCAACTTGTTTAGTTCAGAAACCAAAGTCGCTTTGCCATTAGAAAAAACTAAAGCATTTCTTTCTCACCTCAAAAGCAACTATGGCAATATAAAACAAACTAAATTCATCAATTACCAGGAACCATTTGGAGTTTATAAAACAGAACTGGAAAAAGGGACAATACAACTGAGCCTTAGCGTGGATAAAAACAAGGCAATTACGGGTATATATGCCAAACCATTCCAAGAGCAAAGTCCAGAGATCCAGAAACGAAATACAAGCAAGATGCAGTTACCATTTAAAGGAGAATGGACTGTATTCTGGGGTGGCGATACAAAAGAGCAGAATTACCATGTTGTTGCCAAAATGCAGAAGAATGCCTTTGACATGATCATCACCAATCCGGAAGGAAAAAGTCATAAAACTGACGGCAAAAAGAACGAAGATTATTATGCATTTGGCCAGAGTCTTACTGCTCCATGCGAAGCAGAAGTTGTATTTGCTGTTGACGGCGTAAAAGATAATATCCCTGGTTTAATGAATACCATGCATACATTGGGCAATTCAATACTTTTAAAGACACAGCAAAATGAGTATATCTTATTTGCCCATTTCAAACAAGGTACAGTAAGGGTCAAACAAGGAGACAAAGTAAAGACGGGACAGCTTTTAGGCCAATGTGGCAATTCGGGAAATTCATCTGAACCGCATTTACATTTCCATATTCAGGATACAGAAGATTTTAACCAGGCTACAGGGATTAAATGTTTTTTTGATAAGGTCACAGTAAACGGTACTGTTAAATCTGATTATTCACCTATCAAGGGTGATAAGATTAGTCAGCTCTAA
- a CDS encoding cysteine peptidase family C39 domain-containing protein has protein sequence MLFLFSKKENVVAVLQALVKKLNVRVSYETIKSSLHEHPDSPSLLALSDCLTGWKIPNNAYQIDKSDYNPVDLSFPLIAHLQKTGQFILINNISNGSVSYTDEEKSNASMPEKDFLSQWGGIVLYAEATAESGEAAYKTQRFKGTLNQVRVPALVFAVFGCLIYVFFQYNFTWMFTALTILGLAGLTVSVLLLIYSVNASNPFVQNLCSLGKKNDCNAILKSKEAKVTDWLSWSEVGFFYFAGSLLSLLLVNNALPYLAILNLCCLPYTFWSLWYQYKAKNWCVLCCTVQALLWLQFIVFVTGAGYVVPAPEITTIVAMLFSFAIPVVLWAFVKPFMLKAEQVAPLKQQLKKFKYNSDLFNQVLTNQPRFSVPNDIMPIVLGNAEAENTITMVSNPFCGPCATTHKTLDQWLNTRDDIQVKIVFTTANHDDDPKTKVARHLTALSLLEDRGKVEQGLNDWYNSTKKDYEAWAKNYPIQVSKEMEVVTQRQKEWCELTEVTFTPTILVNGYKLPDPYRLDDIKYLLS, from the coding sequence ATGCTCTTTCTCTTTTCAAAAAAAGAAAATGTCGTTGCTGTTCTTCAGGCACTGGTAAAAAAACTAAATGTTCGTGTAAGTTATGAAACCATCAAATCTTCGCTGCATGAGCATCCTGACTCCCCAAGCCTGTTGGCCCTTAGCGATTGCCTGACAGGATGGAAAATCCCCAACAATGCTTATCAGATTGATAAAAGCGATTACAATCCAGTTGACCTGTCCTTTCCGTTGATCGCCCACCTTCAGAAAACCGGGCAGTTTATCCTGATCAACAACATCAGCAATGGATCAGTGAGCTATACCGACGAGGAAAAAAGCAACGCCAGTATGCCCGAAAAGGATTTCCTTTCCCAATGGGGTGGGATAGTATTGTATGCAGAGGCAACAGCAGAAAGTGGTGAAGCTGCATACAAAACACAACGCTTTAAAGGAACTTTAAATCAGGTGCGGGTGCCAGCACTGGTTTTTGCTGTTTTCGGCTGCCTGATATATGTCTTTTTCCAGTATAACTTTACCTGGATGTTTACAGCTTTGACTATACTGGGGCTGGCAGGGCTTACTGTGAGTGTTTTATTGCTTATTTATAGTGTTAATGCTAGTAACCCCTTTGTACAAAACCTTTGCAGTCTGGGTAAAAAGAACGACTGTAATGCCATCTTAAAATCTAAAGAAGCAAAGGTTACCGATTGGCTAAGTTGGAGCGAAGTAGGTTTTTTCTACTTTGCAGGATCATTGCTTAGTTTGTTATTGGTAAACAATGCATTGCCTTATCTGGCGATCCTGAATTTATGTTGCCTGCCTTATACCTTCTGGTCGCTCTGGTACCAGTATAAGGCCAAAAACTGGTGTGTGCTGTGCTGTACAGTTCAGGCTCTGTTGTGGCTGCAGTTCATCGTTTTTGTAACAGGTGCCGGATATGTGGTGCCTGCACCTGAAATAACTACAATTGTAGCCATGCTCTTTAGCTTTGCAATTCCTGTTGTATTATGGGCATTTGTAAAACCATTTATGCTGAAAGCTGAGCAGGTCGCGCCTTTAAAACAACAACTGAAAAAGTTTAAATACAACAGCGACCTGTTTAACCAGGTTTTGACCAATCAGCCACGCTTTTCTGTGCCCAATGACATTATGCCGATTGTACTGGGTAATGCTGAAGCAGAAAATACCATTACTATGGTCAGTAACCCGTTCTGTGGTCCATGTGCTACAACACACAAAACACTTGACCAGTGGCTGAACACCCGTGACGACATCCAGGTAAAGATTGTCTTTACCACAGCCAACCACGATGACGATCCGAAAACAAAAGTTGCAAGGCACTTAACTGCGCTTAGCTTACTGGAAGACAGGGGTAAGGTTGAGCAAGGATTAAATGATTGGTATAATAGTACTAAGAAAGACTATGAAGCCTGGGCTAAAAATTATCCAATACAGGTTAGTAAGGAGATGGAAGTGGTTACCCAAAGACAAAAGGAATGGTGTGAGTTGACAGAAGTGACTTTTACACCGACTATTTTGGTTAATGGTTATAAGTTACCGGATCCTTATAGGTTAGATGATATCAAATATTTGTTGAGCTAA
- a CDS encoding TlpA disulfide reductase family protein has protein sequence MTKIIKLKLFCIFSLLSLFSSKQSFGITIDTPTIIAGKSKITGRIISPNDTNKNNIFVNITVSQPISGEFVKYKSFVDQSGKFSIDVDVETAISLISLNTSLNPVKYLLIKLTSGGITNLDIAYNSDNEIKNIDVTPAMNQNDMTQGFEVMNKMIEYRSGRTLEPLYNKSTDYFLNYAKTAISERLEIVNNDTSISKELKGVLSKDFRLFQYVGFVFDYKKYMMLNYHNTNDDKSKNPDIQKIDRSYYHFLKDFNLNDPQYLNCFTFQEFQKEILQNEILGLPVIGESDIPFWLANAKVILSDLVGFDNGPYYDILAANAYARQLTEEVRPLTEKQKENIVNYWKKGEIAKILFRKNQQVVDLDKFKSPAVVNDISLVSEDKVIEAIVSKHKGKVVFIDLWATWCTPCLDAMQQFRSTKNEFRDKDVAFVYITNGSSPRKLWEEKIKGIGNEHYYLTGAQWEYIMNHFKFEGIPSYLLYNKKGALINKFTAFPGNDKVKGMINGLL, from the coding sequence ATGACTAAAATAATAAAATTAAAACTTTTTTGCATATTCAGCCTTTTGTCCTTGTTCTCAAGTAAACAATCTTTTGGTATAACAATAGATACACCTACTATAATAGCAGGTAAATCTAAAATAACAGGAAGAATAATAAGTCCGAATGACACGAACAAGAATAACATTTTTGTAAATATTACTGTTTCACAACCAATTTCCGGAGAGTTTGTTAAATATAAATCGTTTGTTGATCAATCAGGGAAGTTCTCTATTGATGTTGATGTTGAAACAGCTATTTCTCTGATTAGCTTAAATACCAGTTTAAATCCAGTGAAGTACCTTCTTATTAAATTGACAAGTGGTGGTATCACTAACCTTGATATTGCTTATAATTCGGATAATGAAATCAAAAATATTGACGTTACGCCTGCTATGAATCAAAATGATATGACCCAAGGCTTTGAGGTTATGAATAAAATGATTGAATATAGATCGGGTAGAACACTGGAACCTTTGTATAATAAAAGTACGGATTATTTTCTGAATTATGCTAAAACCGCTATATCGGAAAGATTAGAGATTGTAAATAACGATACATCTATATCAAAAGAATTAAAAGGAGTTTTGTCCAAAGATTTCCGTTTATTCCAATATGTTGGATTCGTCTTTGATTACAAAAAATATATGATGCTTAATTATCACAACACAAATGATGATAAAAGTAAAAACCCTGATATCCAAAAAATTGACAGATCATATTATCATTTTTTGAAAGATTTTAATCTCAATGATCCACAATATCTGAATTGTTTTACGTTCCAGGAATTTCAAAAAGAAATTCTTCAAAATGAAATATTAGGGCTCCCTGTGATTGGAGAAAGTGATATTCCCTTTTGGTTGGCAAATGCGAAAGTTATTTTATCGGATTTAGTTGGATTCGACAATGGGCCATACTATGATATTTTAGCGGCCAATGCCTATGCCAGACAGCTAACTGAAGAAGTAAGACCGCTAACCGAAAAACAAAAAGAGAATATCGTAAATTATTGGAAAAAAGGAGAAATTGCAAAAATACTATTTCGAAAAAATCAACAGGTTGTTGACTTGGACAAATTCAAATCACCAGCTGTTGTAAATGACATATCATTAGTTTCCGAAGATAAAGTTATTGAAGCAATTGTCTCTAAACATAAGGGTAAGGTTGTTTTTATTGACCTTTGGGCAACATGGTGTACTCCTTGTTTGGATGCAATGCAGCAATTCAGAAGTACAAAAAATGAGTTTCGGGATAAGGATGTTGCATTTGTGTATATAACAAACGGTTCTTCTCCTCGAAAGCTATGGGAAGAAAAAATTAAAGGAATAGGAAATGAACATTATTATCTGACAGGTGCTCAGTGGGAATACATCATGAACCATTTTAAGTTCGAGGGTATTCCGTCATATCTATTATATAATAAAAAAGGTGCGCTCATCAATAAATTTACAGCCTTTCCTGGAAATGACAAAGTGAAAGGGATGATTAACGGCTTGTTGTAA